The Xanthomonas indica sequence GGTGATCCAGCAGATCGACCAGGTCTACGTCGACGTGCGCCAATCCGCAGCCGACCTGGACCCGCTGGATCCGGCCGCGCGCGCGCAGGCCGCCGCCGGCGATGGGCTGCCGGCGCAGATCCTCGACCGCAGCGGCACGCCCTCGGGGGTGAGCGGGCACGTGCTGTTCTCCGGCATCAATGTCGATGCCGGCACCGGCGACGTGTTGCTGCGCATTCTGGTCGACAACCCGCAGCGGCGCCTGCTGCCGGGCATGTACGTGCGGGCCAGAGTGCCGCGCGCCCATTACGCACAGGCACTGCGCGTGCCGCAGCAGGCGATCACCCATGTCGGCAAGCGTGCGCAGGTATGGGTGCTGGACGCCGACGCGCGCGTGCGCAGCGCGACAGTGCAACTGGGCGAACTGGTGCAGGGGCAGTACCGCGTCGTCGCCGGCCTGCAGGCCGGGCAGCGGGTAGTGGTCGAGGGCATCGACCGGCTCAACGCCGGCGCGCGGGTGGACGCACGCGCATGGCAGCCGCCGGTGGCCGCCACCGCGGCCGCGGACTGAGCCAGGGACGCCGCCATGCCACAGTTCTTCATCGAGCGCCCGGTCTTCGCCTGGGTGATCGCGCTGTTCATCGTGTTGTTCGGCACCCTGGCCATCGGCCAGTTGCCGGTGGCGCGCTATCCGTCGGTGGCGCCGCCCTCGGTGTCGCTGTACGCGGCCTACCCCGGCGCCACGCCGCAGACGCTCAACGATTCGGTGGTGAGCCTGATCGAACGCGAACTCTCCGGGGTCAAGAACCTGCTGTACTTCGAGTCCTCGGTGGACAGCTCGGGCAGCGCGCAGATCACCGCCACCTTCAAGCCCGGCACCGATCCGGAACTGGCGCAGGTGGACGTGCAGAACCGGCTCAAGGCCGTGGAGCCGCGGTTGCCGCAGGCGGTACGGCAGAACGGCCTGCAGGTGGAATCGGCTGCCTCCGGCTTCCTGATGCTGGTCGGCCTGACCTCGCCGGACGGGCGCTACGACGAAGTGGCGCTCAACGACTATCTGGCGCGCAACATCGTGCAGGAGCTGCGGCGCATCGACGGCGTCGGCCGCGTGCAGTTGTTCGGCGCCGAGCAGGCCATG is a genomic window containing:
- a CDS encoding efflux RND transporter periplasmic adaptor subunit → MQPPPAATPVQVTAVTLQPTPMTVSVDLPGRVAAVRSAQIRPQVGGIVQRRFFEQGADVRRGDALFQINPAPFKAEVDTAAAALHRAQAAQILADVQHARLQRLLESGLVSRQMYDDVASQRTQATAAVAEAQATLARRRLDLAFARVDAPIGGRIDQALLTEGALVSPNDSAPMAVIQQIDQVYVDVRQSAADLDPLDPAARAQAAAGDGLPAQILDRSGTPSGVSGHVLFSGINVDAGTGDVLLRILVDNPQRRLLPGMYVRARVPRAHYAQALRVPQQAITHVGKRAQVWVLDADARVRSATVQLGELVQGQYRVVAGLQAGQRVVVEGIDRLNAGARVDARAWQPPVAATAAAD